In Halopseudomonas xinjiangensis, a single genomic region encodes these proteins:
- a CDS encoding glutathione S-transferase family protein, with amino-acid sequence MADFILHHYPQSPFAEKARLMLGFKGLNWHSVMIPPVMPKPDLTALTGGYRRTPVMQIGADIFCDTALMARRLEQAKVTPALFPEGCEAVASELAQFADQVLFQHGVALNFQPKGLAARFAGMPEDVIKGFVADRQQLFAGGTASRLDTAVALSQWPALMGRLETQLQRNGEFLLGGSPSVADFAHYHPLWFVANNQAVSAALDGYEAIRGWMKRIGDIGHGVSTKMDAAEAIEVARAATPEPLRETSFVSPGGFSKGSAVTVSAVDYGTDPVKGEWVYEDQEEIIIARDDERAGRVHVHFPRYGFRIDAA; translated from the coding sequence ATGGCTGATTTCATCCTGCACCACTATCCGCAATCCCCGTTTGCTGAAAAAGCCCGCCTGATGCTTGGTTTCAAGGGTCTGAACTGGCACTCGGTGATGATCCCGCCAGTGATGCCCAAGCCCGATCTCACTGCATTGACCGGCGGCTACCGGCGCACGCCAGTGATGCAGATCGGAGCGGACATCTTCTGCGACACGGCGTTGATGGCGCGGCGTCTGGAACAGGCCAAGGTGACGCCCGCACTGTTTCCGGAGGGTTGCGAGGCCGTCGCGTCGGAACTGGCGCAGTTCGCCGATCAGGTGTTGTTTCAGCACGGCGTGGCGCTCAACTTTCAGCCCAAAGGTCTGGCCGCGCGTTTTGCCGGCATGCCGGAAGACGTGATCAAGGGCTTCGTTGCCGACCGCCAGCAATTGTTCGCCGGTGGGACCGCCAGCCGCCTGGATACCGCCGTGGCCCTGTCTCAATGGCCCGCTCTGATGGGCCGTCTGGAAACCCAGCTGCAGCGTAACGGGGAGTTTCTGCTCGGCGGCTCGCCCAGCGTGGCGGACTTCGCGCATTACCACCCGCTATGGTTCGTCGCCAACAACCAGGCAGTCAGCGCGGCTCTGGATGGCTATGAGGCGATACGCGGCTGGATGAAGCGGATCGGCGACATCGGCCATGGCGTATCGACCAAGATGGATGCTGCCGAGGCGATCGAAGTTGCCCGCGCAGCCACGCCGGAGCCTCTGCGCGAGACCTCTTTCGTCAGCCCCGGTGGTTTCAGCAAGGGCAGCGCGGTCACCGTCAGCGCTGTCGACTACGGCACCGATCCTGTGAAGGGCGAATGGGTGTACGAGGATCAGGAGGAAATCATCATTGCCCGCGACGACGAGCGAGCCGGCCGGGTGCACGTGCATTTCCCACGCTACGGCTTCCGTATCGACGCCGCCTGA
- a CDS encoding GIY-YIG nuclease family protein — translation MPAPSPQRSPESSDRLWWVYMVRAENGHLYTGISTDPQRRFEQHRRGRGARFFNRSPAAALVWHDRCDDHSHALRREREIKALSRAAKEKLITRLDGQSSIAANGVAPPAAEAKLLASSKENHDG, via the coding sequence ATGCCCGCACCCTCTCCGCAGCGCAGCCCCGAATCGTCGGACCGACTCTGGTGGGTTTACATGGTGCGTGCAGAAAACGGTCACCTGTACACCGGCATCAGTACCGATCCCCAGCGACGCTTCGAGCAACATCGACGCGGTCGCGGCGCGCGCTTTTTCAATCGCAGCCCGGCCGCGGCGCTGGTATGGCACGACCGCTGCGATGATCACTCCCATGCGCTGCGCCGCGAACGCGAGATCAAGGCATTGTCGAGGGCGGCAAAGGAAAAGCTGATCACCCGGCTCGATGGACAGTCATCAATCGCTGCGAACGGGGTTGCTCCGCCGGCGGCAGAGGCTAAGCTGCTTGCATCGTCCAAGGAGAACCACGATGGCTGA
- a CDS encoding asparaginase domain-containing protein — protein sequence MFIQIFSVGGTIDKVYFDALSEFQIGEPMADELLRQGRVGFKYHVESLLRKDSLELTDDDRDLIRDRVAACTADHILITHGTDTMTVTAAALADVQEKVIVLTGAMQPARFRDTDALFNLGLAIGALNCCQPGVWIAMSGRVFAADGVRKNRLAGRFEAH from the coding sequence ATGTTTATACAGATTTTCAGCGTCGGCGGCACCATCGACAAGGTCTACTTCGATGCCCTGAGCGAGTTCCAGATCGGCGAACCGATGGCAGACGAGCTGCTCCGGCAAGGCCGTGTCGGCTTCAAGTACCACGTCGAGTCGCTGCTGAGGAAGGATAGCCTGGAGCTGACCGATGACGACCGCGACCTAATCCGCGACCGGGTAGCCGCCTGCACCGCTGATCACATTCTGATCACCCACGGGACCGATACCATGACGGTCACCGCAGCGGCACTGGCCGACGTCCAGGAAAAGGTCATCGTGCTCACTGGCGCCATGCAACCAGCCCGATTTCGCGATACCGATGCCCTGTTCAACCTTGGGCTGGCGATCGGCGCCCTGAACTGCTGCCAACCGGGTGTATGGATTGCCATGAGCGGGCGTGTCTTCGCCGCGGATGGCGTACGCAAGAATCGCCTCGCGGGCCGGTTCGAGGCGCACTAG
- the tldD gene encoding metalloprotease TldD, with the protein MSNMLAQVETRLLMPAELSQDTVAGVLGQLVAAPGVDAADLYFQHQISESWVLEDGIVKDGSFNVDQGVGVRAHSGEKTGFAYSNEIRLPALTQAVDAARSIARAGQTGRLQAWHRPQSTALYAAENPLAVMAQSEKVAFLQRLDGYTRSLDPRISQVTISLGGVHDSMLVAASDGTWAGDIRPLVRLNISVIIEHNGRRERGSAGGGGRTDYRFFEAEDRAMGYAREAVRQATVNLDAIAAPAGSMPVVMGSGWSGVLLHEAVGHGLEGDFNRKGSSAYSGRVGEKVASSLCTIVDDGTLPQRRGSLTVDDEGTPTNCTTLIENGILKGYIQDKLNARLMGVPATGNGRRESYAHLPMPRMTNTYMLAGESDPQEIIASVKKGIYCANLGGGQVDITSGKFVFSTSEAYLIEDGRITAPVKGATLIGNGPEAMNRVSMVGNDLALDSGVGTCGKDGQSVPVGVGQPTLKIDQLTVGGTG; encoded by the coding sequence ATGAGCAATATGCTAGCGCAAGTCGAAACACGTCTATTGATGCCCGCCGAGCTGAGCCAGGACACTGTGGCTGGCGTACTCGGCCAACTGGTCGCTGCGCCCGGCGTCGATGCAGCCGATCTGTATTTCCAGCACCAGATCAGCGAGTCCTGGGTGCTCGAGGATGGCATCGTCAAGGATGGCAGTTTCAATGTCGATCAGGGCGTTGGGGTACGCGCGCACTCCGGTGAAAAGACCGGGTTCGCGTACAGTAACGAGATTCGCCTTCCGGCGCTGACCCAGGCAGTCGACGCGGCGCGCTCGATCGCCCGGGCCGGCCAGACCGGCCGCCTGCAGGCCTGGCATCGACCGCAAAGCACCGCCCTCTATGCTGCGGAGAATCCTCTGGCGGTCATGGCGCAGTCGGAGAAGGTTGCGTTTCTGCAGCGGCTGGACGGCTACACGCGCAGCCTCGACCCGCGTATCAGCCAGGTCACCATCAGCCTCGGCGGGGTTCACGACAGCATGCTGGTGGCTGCCAGCGATGGCACCTGGGCGGGCGATATTCGTCCGCTGGTGCGGCTCAATATCAGCGTCATCATCGAGCACAACGGCCGTCGCGAACGCGGCAGTGCCGGCGGCGGTGGACGCACCGACTATCGCTTCTTCGAGGCCGAAGATCGCGCCATGGGCTATGCGCGCGAGGCGGTACGCCAGGCTACGGTCAATCTCGATGCCATCGCCGCACCGGCCGGCAGCATGCCGGTAGTGATGGGGTCGGGCTGGTCCGGCGTGCTGCTGCACGAAGCCGTCGGGCATGGCCTGGAAGGTGACTTCAACCGCAAGGGCAGTTCGGCCTATAGCGGTCGGGTGGGCGAAAAGGTCGCCTCCAGTCTGTGTACCATCGTCGATGACGGCACGCTGCCGCAGCGCCGCGGTTCGCTTACCGTGGACGACGAAGGTACGCCGACCAACTGCACGACGCTGATCGAAAACGGAATTCTCAAGGGCTACATTCAGGACAAGCTGAACGCTAGGCTTATGGGCGTTCCCGCCACCGGCAACGGCCGTCGCGAGTCCTATGCACACTTGCCGATGCCGCGCATGACCAACACCTACATGCTTGCCGGCGAAAGCGATCCGCAGGAGATCATTGCCTCGGTGAAGAAGGGGATCTACTGCGCCAACCTCGGTGGCGGGCAGGTGGACATCACCAGCGGCAAGTTCGTGTTTTCCACCAGCGAGGCCTACCTGATCGAAGACGGCAGGATCACCGCTCCGGTAAAAGGCGCGACCCTCATCGGCAACGGTCCGGAGGCGATGAACCGCGTGTCGATGGTGGGTAACGATCTGGCGCTGGATAGCGGCGTCGGCACGTGCGGTAAGGACGGTCAGTCGGTCCCGGTGGGCGTGGGTCAGCCGACGCTGAAGATCGATCAACTGACCGTAGGCGGAACGGGCTGA
- a CDS encoding carbon-nitrogen hydrolase family protein, translating to MNHVAAIQMTSGPDVEANLERAAELIADATTAGAGLVLLPECFAALGAKALASVAAAEYDGRGPIRRFLAEQARLHGIWLLGGSIPLPRQADGKARASCLVVDPAGEEVARYDKLHLFDVEVADGHRSYRESKDYQHGDQPVCVDTPVGRVGLSICYDVRFPELYQQLCRDGAGLIVVPSAFTRVTGAAHWEVLLRARAIENQCYVLAANQSGQHPGGRETFGHSCLIDPWGEIVDLLAEGEGIVCGAIDPQHIQNIRERMPVARHRRFAVADQVVPAAKES from the coding sequence ATGAACCACGTCGCAGCGATTCAGATGACCAGCGGGCCCGATGTCGAAGCCAACCTGGAGCGAGCCGCGGAGTTGATTGCCGACGCCACCACGGCTGGCGCGGGTCTGGTGCTGTTACCTGAATGCTTCGCAGCCTTGGGCGCAAAGGCGCTGGCGTCGGTTGCCGCGGCGGAGTACGACGGCCGGGGTCCGATTCGTCGATTCCTAGCCGAGCAGGCGCGCCTGCATGGCATATGGCTGTTAGGTGGCAGCATTCCGCTGCCCCGGCAAGCCGACGGCAAGGCACGCGCCAGTTGCCTGGTTGTCGATCCGGCCGGCGAGGAAGTGGCGCGCTACGACAAGCTGCACCTGTTCGATGTCGAGGTCGCCGATGGTCATCGAAGCTATCGCGAATCGAAGGATTACCAGCATGGTGATCAACCGGTGTGTGTCGATACACCTGTCGGACGAGTGGGGCTGAGCATCTGTTACGATGTTCGCTTTCCGGAGCTGTATCAGCAGCTATGCCGGGATGGCGCTGGGCTGATCGTGGTGCCCTCGGCCTTCACCCGGGTAACCGGGGCGGCGCACTGGGAGGTGCTGCTACGAGCGCGGGCGATCGAAAATCAGTGTTACGTGCTCGCCGCCAACCAGTCCGGGCAACACCCGGGCGGCCGCGAAACCTTTGGCCATAGCTGCCTGATCGACCCATGGGGAGAGATAGTCGACCTCCTCGCCGAAGGCGAAGGGATCGTTTGTGGCGCCATCGATCCTCAGCACATCCAGAACATTCGCGAGCGGATGCCGGTTGCCCGGCATCGCCGTTTCGCAGTCGCCGATCAAGTCGTACCGGCTGCAAAGGAGTCTTGA
- a CDS encoding YhdP family protein has product MSWQGALRRTLNVVILALAAWLLLTALYVSFGRLLVPIVADYREQLVARVEQSTGRAITLEKLSGEMQGAQPVFTLRGLTVHETLDSESPVLLALDHVVARLDLFASLWRRQPVMDALQLEGLSLEIAQAEDGRWTLKGLGRREAEPLVLQDVADTLFRQRRITLLDSHIRIQPQALPAWSFDQGALTLLNGPDWHRLDGRLSLPDGEQVRWQVNGASRGSGSELDQLTLGFFLDIPVGDWSQWLPQAWLDQARISNFAAGGRFWGSWGEGRLQRLQGEMVAPAIEARPAADGTATIENLYARFAAQLSGDVQRLDVERFRFRMGEHRWPAMRLQASRSRETDQWELRADRLVLARLAELMLPYLPERYAEIVRSLDPVGEIRQLRVQGSADRLEGESLQVEARLKDVGAQPWEGIPGFSGISGYMLGSPAAGELRLAATDWSMHLPRLFERPWHYQSLTGALNWRWGREEGLTLDAPGLGAIGPAGRAAVKLQLKLPPQREDASMDLDVALRDIRAAHYAEYLPTRAPAFNPRLGEWLSGTELDGEVPLAVFGYHGSLRAGAPAPERDIKLYAELREGHLIAQPGWPVFESVNGTLRLHNQNVVVEQGSAKLWNTRIEDVEAVVGRAAPEQSLHLGIQGNLSGRMEDALRFLQQAPLGERAGDMFEGWSGAGDAYGRIQLGLDLKQGAQPRLAVDFSTSAAQLSVPALQTELGSIAGDFSYVHGRGLTASDVSLRMLGEPVEASVASESMVHSLSAAGSHGLDALREWPLLSAWPADVGEGRLEWEAQASLSPGEQVIDISSDLVGVDLDLPPPFTKPADSALPSRLLITRSATGQRWLARAGEDTYALFETDGETVAGELSHGLGEPAQIAGPGLGISARLEELDLQAWRQWLASVGQGSDADGDDSSSTAPPSVAPPLNRLDIATARFAGFGLELDDLALLGERSSQGDWQLKVEQAEVEGHIMLPASPVQPMVIALDRLRLPRADTVPDDGTVLVEPLAPRDVLADIRPSQLRPFDFGVSRLSWGDDEVGSLAFVLRPSIDGAHLNDVSLDLRGGLRLDGDLFWGETVTRTRFTGQLQAADLGEVLRTWEYAPTLTSKEFEADVDLDWPGSPALFAFKRSTGLLTMRARDGMLKSGEGSADALRVFGLLNFNALTRRLRLDFSDLFGRGTAYDTLDADLALTNGVMQTRTPLLMEGPSAKVQLDGHIDLPQNQIDMGMLVTLPLTNNLPLAAIIAGAPHIGGVLFLADKILGDKVARFASVKYRISGDWQQPTVEFDRAFDDKPALEESP; this is encoded by the coding sequence ATGAGCTGGCAAGGTGCGCTGCGCCGAACGCTGAATGTTGTCATCTTGGCGCTGGCAGCCTGGCTGCTGCTGACTGCCTTGTATGTCAGCTTCGGACGGCTGCTCGTCCCGATCGTCGCGGATTACCGGGAGCAGTTGGTAGCGCGTGTCGAGCAATCCACCGGCCGGGCCATTACGCTCGAAAAGCTGTCGGGAGAAATGCAGGGCGCGCAACCGGTGTTCACACTGCGCGGCCTGACGGTTCACGAAACGCTCGACTCGGAGAGTCCAGTGCTGCTTGCGCTCGATCATGTCGTGGCGCGGCTCGACCTGTTCGCCAGCCTCTGGCGCCGCCAGCCGGTGATGGATGCGTTGCAGTTGGAAGGCCTCTCGCTTGAGATCGCCCAGGCCGAGGACGGCCGCTGGACGCTCAAGGGCCTGGGCAGGCGAGAGGCCGAACCGCTGGTGCTGCAGGACGTGGCTGACACTTTGTTTCGCCAGCGGCGAATAACACTGCTCGATTCGCACATTCGTATCCAGCCGCAGGCGCTTCCCGCCTGGTCGTTCGACCAGGGAGCGTTGACCTTGCTCAATGGGCCGGACTGGCATCGGCTCGACGGCCGGCTGAGCTTGCCGGACGGCGAGCAGGTGCGCTGGCAGGTCAACGGTGCCAGTCGCGGATCGGGTTCTGAACTCGACCAGCTGACCCTCGGCTTTTTCCTGGACATTCCGGTCGGCGACTGGAGTCAATGGCTTCCGCAGGCCTGGCTAGACCAGGCACGTATCAGCAACTTCGCCGCCGGGGGTCGCTTTTGGGGGAGCTGGGGCGAGGGCCGACTGCAACGCTTACAGGGTGAAATGGTCGCACCGGCGATCGAGGCGCGTCCGGCAGCCGATGGCACCGCGACGATCGAAAACCTGTATGCGCGATTCGCAGCTCAGCTCAGCGGTGACGTGCAACGCCTGGATGTTGAGCGTTTTCGTTTTCGGATGGGTGAGCATCGCTGGCCGGCGATGCGGCTCCAGGCGTCCCGCTCGCGCGAGACGGATCAATGGGAGCTGCGCGCCGATCGGCTGGTGCTGGCCAGACTGGCAGAGCTGATGCTCCCCTATCTGCCTGAACGTTATGCCGAGATTGTGCGTAGTCTCGATCCCGTCGGGGAGATCAGGCAGCTGCGCGTGCAGGGTAGCGCTGATCGGCTGGAAGGCGAGTCGTTACAGGTCGAGGCTCGACTGAAGGATGTGGGGGCCCAGCCGTGGGAAGGTATTCCCGGCTTCAGCGGCATCAGCGGTTACATGCTGGGCAGCCCTGCTGCCGGCGAGCTGCGCCTCGCTGCCACAGATTGGTCCATGCACCTGCCGCGACTCTTCGAGCGGCCGTGGCATTACCAGTCACTGACCGGTGCGCTGAACTGGCGCTGGGGGCGTGAGGAGGGCCTGACGCTGGATGCGCCCGGGCTCGGCGCGATCGGGCCGGCTGGCCGTGCGGCCGTCAAGCTGCAATTGAAGCTCCCGCCGCAACGCGAGGATGCCAGCATGGATCTGGACGTAGCCCTTCGAGACATCCGCGCGGCGCACTACGCCGAGTATCTGCCGACACGAGCGCCCGCCTTCAATCCCCGCCTGGGTGAATGGCTGTCGGGTACCGAGCTCGACGGCGAGGTGCCGCTGGCGGTGTTCGGTTATCACGGCTCGCTGCGTGCCGGCGCGCCTGCTCCGGAGCGGGATATCAAGCTCTACGCCGAATTGCGCGAAGGCCATCTGATCGCCCAGCCCGGCTGGCCTGTCTTCGAATCGGTCAACGGCACGCTACGCCTGCACAATCAGAACGTCGTGGTTGAGCAGGGCAGCGCCAAGCTTTGGAATACGCGCATCGAGGACGTCGAAGCGGTGGTCGGCCGTGCTGCGCCAGAACAGTCTTTGCACCTAGGAATCCAGGGCAATCTCAGCGGACGTATGGAGGATGCGCTGCGCTTTCTCCAGCAGGCGCCGCTGGGCGAAAGAGCGGGTGATATGTTTGAAGGTTGGAGCGGTGCTGGCGACGCATATGGCCGGATCCAGCTGGGGCTCGATCTCAAGCAGGGTGCTCAGCCGAGGCTGGCAGTGGATTTTTCGACGTCGGCAGCGCAGCTGAGCGTGCCGGCGCTGCAAACTGAGCTGGGTAGCATCGCCGGCGATTTCAGTTACGTCCATGGGCGCGGGCTGACGGCTTCGGATGTCTCGCTGCGTATGCTGGGTGAACCGGTCGAGGCGTCTGTCGCGAGTGAATCAATGGTGCACAGTCTGAGCGCTGCGGGATCTCACGGGCTCGATGCACTGCGAGAGTGGCCACTGCTTTCGGCCTGGCCTGCGGACGTGGGGGAAGGGCGCTTGGAATGGGAGGCTCAGGCAAGCCTGTCGCCCGGCGAGCAGGTAATAGACATCAGCTCCGACCTGGTCGGTGTCGACCTGGACCTGCCGCCGCCATTCACCAAGCCAGCCGATTCGGCGTTGCCGAGCCGACTGCTGATCACCCGCTCGGCGACAGGCCAACGATGGCTCGCTCGGGCAGGAGAGGACACATACGCGCTGTTCGAGACCGACGGGGAGACGGTCGCTGGCGAACTGTCCCACGGGCTGGGTGAGCCGGCGCAGATTGCCGGTCCGGGGCTCGGCATAAGCGCGAGACTGGAGGAACTCGATCTCCAAGCCTGGCGGCAGTGGCTGGCGTCCGTTGGCCAGGGCTCGGATGCGGATGGCGACGACAGCTCATCTACCGCACCGCCCTCGGTCGCGCCGCCGCTCAACCGTCTCGACATCGCCACGGCGCGCTTCGCCGGTTTCGGTCTTGAACTGGACGATCTGGCCCTGCTCGGCGAGCGCTCCTCGCAGGGTGATTGGCAATTGAAGGTCGAGCAGGCCGAGGTCGAAGGTCACATCATGCTACCTGCTTCGCCGGTGCAGCCGATGGTAATCGCTCTGGATCGCCTGCGATTGCCGCGTGCCGACACCGTCCCGGACGATGGCACCGTGCTGGTCGAGCCGCTCGCACCGCGGGACGTGCTCGCCGATATTCGCCCAAGCCAGCTGAGGCCATTCGACTTCGGTGTCAGCCGGCTTTCGTGGGGCGATGATGAAGTCGGCTCGCTCGCCTTCGTTCTCAGACCTTCCATCGACGGCGCCCACCTCAATGATGTGTCCCTGGATCTACGTGGTGGTCTGCGCCTCGATGGCGATCTGTTCTGGGGTGAAACCGTCACCCGGACGCGGTTCACCGGGCAACTGCAGGCGGCAGATCTGGGCGAGGTGCTGCGCACCTGGGAATACGCTCCTACACTGACCAGCAAGGAATTCGAAGCCGATGTCGATCTCGACTGGCCGGGCTCGCCGGCCTTGTTCGCCTTCAAGCGCAGCACAGGGCTGCTGACAATGCGCGCCCGCGACGGCATGCTCAAAAGCGGCGAGGGCAGCGCCGACGCATTGAGAGTCTTCGGCCTGCTCAATTTCAATGCGTTGACCCGTAGATTGCGTCTGGACTTTTCCGATCTGTTCGGACGGGGCACAGCCTATGACACACTGGACGCAGATCTTGCTTTGACCAATGGCGTGATGCAGACCCGCACGCCGCTGTTGATGGAAGGGCCGAGCGCCAAGGTGCAGCTGGACGGCCACATCGACTTGCCGCAAAACCAGATCGACATGGGCATGCTGGTTACCCTGCCGTTGACCAACAACCTGCCCCTGGCAGCCATCATCGCCGGCGCACCGCACATTGGTGGGGTACTGTTTCTCGCCGACAAGATCCTTGGCGACAAGGTAGCTCGCTTCGCGTCGGTGAAATACCGCATCAGTGGCGATTGGCAGCAACCCACGGTCGAATTCGATCGGGCCTTTGATGACAAGCCGGCCCTGGAGGAATCACCATGA
- the rng gene encoding ribonuclease G has protein sequence MSEEILVNVTPMETRVALVENGVLQEVHIERTLRRGIVGNIYKGKVVRVLPGMQAAFVDIGLERAAFIHASEISNREGPAVEPISALVHEGQALVVQVTKDPIGTKGARLTTHLSVPSRFLVYMPKTPHVGISLKIEEEAERERLKQIVAHCVEQEAIAEPGGFILRTAAEAAREEDILVDIRYVRRLWQQISQQLNSAPSPSVIYEDLPLALRTLRDLTSARIEKVRVDSRETFQKVEQFVHELMPGCEDRLEHYPGERPIFDLYGVEDEIQKAMERKVILKSGGHLVIDQTEAMTTIDVNTGAFVGHRNLGETIFKTNLEAATAIARQLRLRNLGGIIIIDFIDMEDAEHQRQVLRTLEKQLERDHAKTNIIGITELGLVQMTRKRTRESLEQILCEPCPCCSGRGIQKTAESVCYEIFREILREARAYQAEAYMVLASQAVVDRLLDEESGNVADLEVFIERPIRFQVETMYTQEQYDVVPM, from the coding sequence ATGAGCGAAGAGATTCTAGTCAACGTCACGCCGATGGAAACCCGGGTGGCGCTGGTTGAAAACGGCGTGCTGCAGGAAGTCCATATAGAGCGCACCCTGCGCCGCGGCATCGTTGGCAATATCTACAAGGGCAAGGTGGTGAGGGTACTGCCGGGCATGCAGGCCGCCTTCGTCGACATTGGCCTTGAACGTGCGGCCTTCATTCATGCTTCGGAAATCTCCAACCGGGAAGGCCCTGCGGTAGAACCGATCAGCGCGCTGGTTCATGAAGGCCAGGCGCTGGTGGTGCAGGTGACCAAGGATCCGATCGGTACCAAGGGTGCCCGTCTGACCACGCATCTGTCTGTCCCGTCGCGCTTTCTGGTGTACATGCCGAAAACGCCCCATGTCGGCATCTCGCTGAAGATCGAAGAGGAGGCCGAGCGCGAGCGGCTCAAGCAGATCGTCGCCCATTGCGTCGAACAGGAAGCCATTGCCGAGCCCGGTGGCTTCATCCTGCGCACCGCGGCCGAAGCTGCGCGCGAGGAGGATATCCTGGTCGATATCCGCTATGTCCGTCGTCTATGGCAGCAGATTTCCCAACAACTCAACTCTGCTCCGTCACCCTCGGTCATCTACGAGGATCTGCCGCTGGCGCTGCGAACCCTGCGTGACCTGACCAGCGCGCGCATCGAAAAGGTACGCGTGGATTCCCGCGAGACCTTCCAGAAGGTCGAGCAGTTCGTTCACGAGTTGATGCCGGGCTGCGAAGACCGGCTGGAGCATTATCCGGGCGAGCGACCGATTTTCGACCTCTACGGGGTAGAGGATGAAATCCAGAAGGCCATGGAGCGCAAGGTCATCCTCAAGTCCGGCGGTCACCTGGTGATAGACCAGACCGAGGCGATGACCACCATCGATGTGAACACCGGCGCCTTTGTCGGGCATCGCAATCTTGGCGAGACCATTTTCAAGACCAATCTCGAGGCGGCCACAGCGATCGCCCGTCAGTTACGGCTGCGCAACCTGGGCGGGATCATCATCATTGATTTCATCGACATGGAGGATGCCGAGCACCAGCGGCAGGTGCTGCGCACGCTGGAAAAGCAGCTCGAGCGTGACCATGCCAAGACCAACATCATCGGCATCACCGAGCTGGGCCTGGTGCAGATGACCCGCAAGCGCACCCGCGAGAGTCTCGAGCAGATTCTCTGCGAGCCTTGTCCCTGCTGTTCCGGCCGCGGAATCCAGAAAACCGCCGAAAGCGTCTGCTACGAAATCTTCCGCGAAATCCTCCGTGAGGCGCGCGCCTACCAGGCCGAGGCCTACATGGTGCTGGCGTCCCAGGCCGTTGTCGACCGCCTGCTGGACGAGGAGTCCGGCAACGTGGCTGATCTGGAAGTGTTCATCGAACGCCCCATCAGGTTCCAGGTGGAAACCATGTACACCCAGGAACAATACGATGTGGTGCCCATGTGA
- a CDS encoding Maf family protein has product MICLASASPRRKALLEQIGVPVTVMPCDIDETVQAGEEASVYVERMAREKAEAACSRVSDQVVVAADTVVVCGDRVLGKPADREQALATLRLLSGNQHRVMTAVAVRLGQRHRLIRVDTRVHFRTLGEAEMSAYWDTGEPADKAGSYAIQGRGAVFVERIDGSYSAVVGLPLMETAAVLAGFGVSCWQSVAQNLASGDHRNGTSR; this is encoded by the coding sequence ATGATCTGCCTGGCTTCTGCGTCCCCGCGTCGCAAGGCGCTTCTCGAACAGATCGGTGTTCCGGTTACGGTCATGCCGTGTGACATAGACGAAACAGTCCAGGCCGGCGAAGAGGCCAGCGTCTACGTCGAACGCATGGCTCGTGAGAAGGCCGAGGCGGCATGCAGCCGTGTCTCCGATCAGGTCGTTGTTGCAGCCGACACCGTCGTGGTATGCGGTGATCGCGTTCTCGGCAAGCCAGCCGATCGTGAGCAGGCGCTGGCTACCCTGAGACTGCTTTCCGGCAATCAGCACAGGGTGATGACGGCCGTGGCGGTTCGTCTGGGGCAGCGTCATCGCTTGATCCGGGTCGACACGCGGGTACACTTTCGCACGCTCGGCGAAGCCGAAATGTCCGCTTACTGGGATACCGGCGAACCGGCCGACAAGGCTGGCAGCTATGCAATACAAGGGCGCGGCGCGGTATTTGTCGAGCGTATCGATGGCAGCTACAGCGCTGTGGTCGGGTTGCCGTTGATGGAAACCGCCGCCGTGCTCGCCGGATTCGGCGTATCGTGCTGGCAGTCGGTCGCGCAAAACCTGGCTAGCGGTGATCACAGGAACGGGACAAGCCGATGA
- the mreD gene encoding rod shape-determining protein MreD codes for MRSSLVIFLSFVVALLLSVMPMPEPVDIGRPMWLAMVVAYWVMALPHRVGLVAAWLAGLATDVLYGELFGQHALVMVLVAWLMLMLYQRIRRFPLWQQSLVMIPVLGLAQLLLLWLNSLAGSRPPTLLFLLPAPISAVLWPWVSSVLGALRRRFHVV; via the coding sequence ATGCGCAGTAGCCTGGTGATTTTCCTCAGTTTCGTGGTCGCGTTGCTGCTCAGCGTGATGCCGATGCCCGAGCCGGTCGATATCGGCCGACCGATGTGGCTGGCCATGGTGGTTGCCTATTGGGTGATGGCACTTCCGCACCGTGTCGGTCTGGTCGCCGCCTGGCTGGCCGGTCTGGCTACCGACGTGCTGTATGGAGAACTGTTCGGCCAGCACGCGCTGGTCATGGTCCTGGTTGCCTGGCTGATGCTCATGTTGTATCAGCGCATCCGCCGCTTTCCGCTATGGCAGCAGAGTCTGGTGATGATCCCTGTGCTGGGTCTGGCGCAATTGCTGCTGCTGTGGCTCAACAGTCTTGCCGGCAGCCGTCCGCCGACATTGCTCTTCCTCCTTCCGGCTCCTATCAGTGCGGTGCTCTGGCCGTGGGTGTCGTCCGTGCTGGGTGCGCTGCGTCGACGTTTTCATGTGGTGTGA